In Zingiber officinale cultivar Zhangliang chromosome 1A, Zo_v1.1, whole genome shotgun sequence, a genomic segment contains:
- the LOC122016159 gene encoding uncharacterized protein LOC122016159 has translation MGKGPPPPANLERYARVVAERIRRSKVAKPDLRCLSSVKEEAAAIAASSRGIRRRMDETKMQEGRVPLKDVVADCTRRWFQDTLKEARAGDAGMQVLVGQMYQSGYGVSKNEQKANAWISRASKYRSSVWKVSDKRPGYNASDSDSDEEKINIKSSAEGPGS, from the exons ATGGGCAAGGGCCCGCCGCCGCCGGCGAATCTAGAGAGGTACGCCCGCGTCGTGGCCGAGAGGATACGAAGATCCAAGGTCGCCAAGCCGGACCTTAGGTGTCTGTCTTCGGTCAAAGAGGAGGCCGCTGCCATTGCCGCATCTTCTAGAGGTATCCGACGGAGGATGGACGAAACGAAGATGCAGGAGGGTCGCGTCCCTCTGAAGGACGTGGTAGCGGACTGCACCAGGCGGTGGTTTCAGGACACGCTCAAGGAGGCCAGGGCTGGGGATGCTGGGATGCAGGTTCTTGTTGGTCAGATGTACCAGAGCGGCTACGGAGTATCGAAGAACGAGCAAAAG GCAAATGCTTGGATTTCAAGAGCATCAAAGTATCGGAGTTCAGTTTGGAAGGTTAGCGACAAACGGCCAG GTTATAATGCCAGTGACTCAGATTCTGATGAGGAGAAGATTAACATCAAATCATCAGCAGAAGGACCTGGTTCATAA